The following are encoded together in the Anoplopoma fimbria isolate UVic2021 breed Golden Eagle Sablefish chromosome 9, Afim_UVic_2022, whole genome shotgun sequence genome:
- the rps15a gene encoding 40S ribosomal protein S15a has translation MVRMNVLADALKCINNAEKRGKRQVLLRPCSKVIVRFLTVMMKHGYIGEFEIIDDHRAGKIVVNLTGRLNKCGVISPRFDLQLKDLEKWQNNLLPSRQFGYIVLTTSAGIMDHEEARRKHTGGKILGFFF, from the exons ATGGTGCGCATGAACGTTCTCGCGGATGCCCTGAAATGCATCAACAATGCTGAGAAGCGTGGGAAACGCCAGGTCCTCCTCAGGCCCTGCTCCAAGGTTATTGTGCGCTTCCTGACCGTCATGATGAAGCACg GTTACATTGGTGAGTTTGAGATCATTGACGACCACCGAGCTGGAAAAATCGTTGTCAATCTCACAGGCAGGCTGAACAAG TGTGGCGTGATCAGTCCACGTTTTGATCTCCAGCTCAAGGATCTGGAGAAGTGGCAGAACAACCTGCTGCCATCAAGACAGTTTGG ATACATTGTCCTGACCACCTCAGCTGGCATCATGGACCACGAAGAGGCCAGACGGAAACACACAGGAGGCAAAATCCTTGGattctttttctaa
- the notum2 gene encoding carboxylesterase notum2: MKILGKFAFLLLLGGILCQNNRNAKAGGKSTKKSGGNQGGDIAQSPPVVDLTPGAAGSTGSSGSSGSTRGTAEAGREGAAGPRAAGQQTDGMRLHFLKNNQVTCNDGTAAGFYLKEFRGSRRWLLFLEGGWCCHSKDTCDSRYQNIPRLMSSSSWPQTKRGTGILSSQAQENPHWHNANIVFIPYCSSDVWSGTGVAPTPPPRLRQSREKERDRNTNATEYTFMGSLIIREVIKDLIPKGIKQAKVVMLSGTSAGGTGVLLNIERVASQLEQLGAEAHVRGLVDSGWFLESKQQRSPNCPETISCSPEDAIKIGLRLWNGVVPDRCRQLYKKGEEWQCFFGHKLYSTLTSPLFVVQWLFDEEQLRVENIYMGGQSLSEEQWQYIQNLGRELKISLRDVTAVFAPSCLSHTVITKSNWMSFQVKGTSLPRALHCWDRSLEATRNNRTPSKGCPFHLLDNCQSPQCNPTCPALVDQATQQELTFFQVLVAMGLNLQKLGLDPQGDAGSLASMVSNGG, from the exons ATGAAGATTCTAGGcaaatttgctttcttgctttTGCTCGGGGGAATCTTGTGTCAGAACAACCGTAATGCTAAAGCTGGTGGCAAGTCCACCAAGAAGTCTGGTGGGAACCAAGGAGGTGATATTGCCCAGTCACCCCCAGTGGTGGATCTGACTCCTGGAGCTGCTGGAA GCACTGGAAGCTCTGGGAGCTCTGGAAGCACTAGAGGCACAGCTGAAGCAGGGCGGGAGGGTGCTGCAGGACCTCGAGCAGCTGGACAACAGACAGATGGTATGAGGCTGCACTTCCTCAAGAACAACCAAGTAACATGTAATGATGGAACAGCAGCTGG GTTTTACCTTAAGGAGTTCAGAGGAAGCCGCCGATGGCTGTTATTTCTGGAAG GTGGCTGGTGCTGCCACAGCAAAGATACCTGTGATTCCAGGTACCAAAATATACCCAGACTGATGAGCTCATCTAGTTGGCCCCAAACAAAAAGAG GAACTGGAATTTTGTCTTCTCAAGCACAGGAAAACCCACACTGGCATAATGCAAACATTGT ATTCATCCCGTACTGCTCCAGTGATGTATGGAGTGGCACGGGGGTTGCCCCGACCCCTCCTCCAAGGCTCCGGCAAAgcagggaaaaagagagagatagaaataCAAATGCAA CTGAGTACACCTTCATGGGATCTCTGATTATCCGCGAGGTCATCAAGGACCTCATCCCCAAAGGAATCAAGCAGGCCAAGGTTGTCATGCTGTCTGGCACGAG TGCTGGGGGAACAGGTGTTTTGCTGAACATCGAGAGGGTGGCCAGTCAGCTGGAGCAGCTCGGTGCGGAGGCTCATGTCCGAGGCCTCGTGGACTCTGGATGGTTTCTAGAGAGTAAACAGCAAAGATCACCCAACTGCCCCGAGACTATTTCCTGTTCACCCGAAGATGCTATAAAGATAGGACTGAG GTTGTGGAACGGGGTTGTACCTGACAGATGTCGGCAGCTCTATAAGAAAGGAGAGGAGTGGCAGTGCTTCTTTGGCCACAAACTGTACTCTACCTTGACCT CCCCTCTGTTTGTTGTGCAGTGGTTGTTTGATGAGGAGCAGCTAAGAGTGGAGAACATCTACATGGGAGGACAGAGTCTGTCTGAGGAGCAGTGGCAGTACATTCAAAACTTGGGCAGGGAGCTCAAGATCTCACTGAGAGATGTCAC ggcAGTGTTTGCTCCGTCCTGCCTCTCCCACACAGTGATTACCAAAAG CAACTGGATGAGTTTCCAAGTTAAAGGCACCTCTCTGCCACGGGCCCTGCACTGCTGGGACAGGAGTCTGGAGGCCACCCGCAACAACAGAACCCCATCCAAAGGCTGTCCCTTCCACCTGCTGGACAACTGCCAGAGCCCTCAGTGCAACCCCACCTGCCCGGCCTTGGTGGACCAGGCCACCCAGCAGGAGCTCACCTTTTTCCAGGTGCTGGTCGCCATGGGCCTTAACCTCCAGAAGCTGGGTCTGGATCCCCAGGGAGATGCAGGTTCTCTGGCCAGCATGGTCAGCAACGGTGGCTAA